A single genomic interval of Helianthus annuus cultivar XRQ/B chromosome 6, HanXRQr2.0-SUNRISE, whole genome shotgun sequence harbors:
- the LOC110912680 gene encoding transcription initiation factor TFIID subunit 6 isoform X1, translated as MSVVEKESIEVIAQSIGVTNLSPDVLPSLAADIEYRVREIMQEAIKCMHHAKRTAMISDDVDSALELRKMEQPIYVAASGNSLRFKRATRSRDLFYVEDKDLEFREVIEAPLPKAPLDTTVVNHWLAIEGVQPAIPENAPLEVLVAPYDNRKPDCKEDDIKTPVKHVLSIELQLYFEKITDLTVSRSNSVIFNKALLSLATDAGLHPLVPYFIYFVAEEVTRNLNNFQLLFALMRLVRSLLQNPYLHIEPYLHQLMPSVMTCLVAKSLGNKLTDNHWELRNFTANLVALIFRRFGYGYHNLQLRVTRTLLHSFLDPAKAFPQNYGAIKGMTAIGPQVVRMLLLPNLDPYLQYIEPEMQLEKQKNESRRHEAWRVHGALTCAAGLCIYHQLKMIPNLLSPPLHNSTWKRNGKLGIANPNKRKATGMMDQPLKKVATPEGSHLVKVEMQGGSSGFSITRGGSDTGLPRFLPNDNMPGGGRRDRFGQMSSVAVSRAWKKETNAGHLLPKLYDLFGESMFPFVPSPELCNFHL; from the exons ATGAGCGTGGTAGAGAAAGAAAGCATTGAAGTCATCGCACAAAGCATCGGCGTGACCAATTTATCCCCCGATGTCTTGCCTTCTCTCGCCGCCGATATCGAATACCGAGTTCGCGAGATCATGCAG GAGGCTATAAAATGTATGCATCATGCAAAGCGGACTGCTATGATTTCAGATGATGTTGATAGTGCTCTCGAATTAAGAAAAATGGAG CAGCCCATATATGTTGCTGCATCTGGGAATTCTTTGCGATTCAAAAGAGCCACCAGGAGTAGGGATTTGTTCTATGTTGAGGACAAGGATCTTGAATTTAGAGAG GTGATTGAAGCCCCTCTTCCAAAAGCCCCTCTAGATACCACAGTCGTCAATCACTGGCTGGCTATTGAAGGGGTACAACCTGCTATTCCTGAAAATGCTCCACTTGAAG TGCTCGTAGCCCCGTATGACAATAGGAAACCTGATTGCAAGGAAGACGACATTAAAACTCCTGTCAAACATGTGCTCTCGATAGAGCTTCag CTTTACTTTGAAAAGATAACGGACCTCACCGTAAGTCGATCAAACTCAGTTATTTTCAACAAAGCGCTCTTGAGCTTGGCGACTGATGCAGGGCTCCATCCTTTGGTTCCTTATTTCATATATTTTGTTGCTGAAGAG GTGACTCGTAATTTAAACAACTTCCAACTTCTTTTTGCTTTAATGCGCCTTGTGAGGAGTCTTCTACAGAATCCATACCTGCACATTGAACCATAT CTGCACCAACTGATGCCGTCTGTCATGACATGCCTCGTTGCAAAAAGCTTGGGGAATAAGTTAACTGATAACCACTGGGAACTTAGAAACTTTACAGCTAATCTGGTGGCTTTAATATTCAGAAG GTTTGGGTATGGCTATCATAATCTCCAATTACGTGTGACTAGGACTCTTCTTCATTCTTTTTTGGATCCAGCAAAAGCATTTCCCCAGAATTATGGTGCTATAAAAGGGATGACTGCCATCGGACCGCAAGTG GTTCGTATGCTTTTGCTACCGAATCTTGACCCGTATCTACAATATATAGAACCAGAAATGCAACTAGAGAAGCAAAAAAATGAGAGCAGGAGACATGAGGCATGGCGAGTGCATGGGGCCTTAACG TGTGCAGCCGGTTTATGCATTTACCATCAACTTAAGATGATTCCCAATTTATTATCTCCACCTCTACATAATAGCACTTGGAAGAGAAATGGGAAACTCGGGATAGCAAACCCAA ACAAACGGAAGGCGACGGGCATGATGGATCAGCCACTTAAAAAAGTAGCAACACCTGAGGGGTCGCATTTGGTTAAGGTAGAGATGCAAGGAGGCAGCAGTGGGTTTTCAATAACGCGTGGGGGCTCGGATACTGGGTTACCAAGGTTTTTACCGAATGACAACATGCCAGGTGGTGGGAGAAGGGATAGGTTCGGTCAAATGTCTTCGGTGGCTGTGTCCCGAGCATGGAAAAAGGAGACGAATGCTGGACACTTGCTTCCCAAACTATATGATCTTTTTGGTGAAAGCATGTTTCCTTTTGTACCTTCACCAGAATTGTGCAACTTTCACTTGTAA
- the LOC110912680 gene encoding transcription initiation factor TFIID subunit 6 isoform X2, which translates to MSVVEKESIEVIAQSIGVTNLSPDVLPSLAADIEYRVREIMQEAIKCMHHAKRTAMISDDVDSALELRKMEPIYVAASGNSLRFKRATRSRDLFYVEDKDLEFREVIEAPLPKAPLDTTVVNHWLAIEGVQPAIPENAPLEVLVAPYDNRKPDCKEDDIKTPVKHVLSIELQLYFEKITDLTVSRSNSVIFNKALLSLATDAGLHPLVPYFIYFVAEEVTRNLNNFQLLFALMRLVRSLLQNPYLHIEPYLHQLMPSVMTCLVAKSLGNKLTDNHWELRNFTANLVALIFRRFGYGYHNLQLRVTRTLLHSFLDPAKAFPQNYGAIKGMTAIGPQVVRMLLLPNLDPYLQYIEPEMQLEKQKNESRRHEAWRVHGALTCAAGLCIYHQLKMIPNLLSPPLHNSTWKRNGKLGIANPNKRKATGMMDQPLKKVATPEGSHLVKVEMQGGSSGFSITRGGSDTGLPRFLPNDNMPGGGRRDRFGQMSSVAVSRAWKKETNAGHLLPKLYDLFGESMFPFVPSPELCNFHL; encoded by the exons ATGAGCGTGGTAGAGAAAGAAAGCATTGAAGTCATCGCACAAAGCATCGGCGTGACCAATTTATCCCCCGATGTCTTGCCTTCTCTCGCCGCCGATATCGAATACCGAGTTCGCGAGATCATGCAG GAGGCTATAAAATGTATGCATCATGCAAAGCGGACTGCTATGATTTCAGATGATGTTGATAGTGCTCTCGAATTAAGAAAAATGGAG CCCATATATGTTGCTGCATCTGGGAATTCTTTGCGATTCAAAAGAGCCACCAGGAGTAGGGATTTGTTCTATGTTGAGGACAAGGATCTTGAATTTAGAGAG GTGATTGAAGCCCCTCTTCCAAAAGCCCCTCTAGATACCACAGTCGTCAATCACTGGCTGGCTATTGAAGGGGTACAACCTGCTATTCCTGAAAATGCTCCACTTGAAG TGCTCGTAGCCCCGTATGACAATAGGAAACCTGATTGCAAGGAAGACGACATTAAAACTCCTGTCAAACATGTGCTCTCGATAGAGCTTCag CTTTACTTTGAAAAGATAACGGACCTCACCGTAAGTCGATCAAACTCAGTTATTTTCAACAAAGCGCTCTTGAGCTTGGCGACTGATGCAGGGCTCCATCCTTTGGTTCCTTATTTCATATATTTTGTTGCTGAAGAG GTGACTCGTAATTTAAACAACTTCCAACTTCTTTTTGCTTTAATGCGCCTTGTGAGGAGTCTTCTACAGAATCCATACCTGCACATTGAACCATAT CTGCACCAACTGATGCCGTCTGTCATGACATGCCTCGTTGCAAAAAGCTTGGGGAATAAGTTAACTGATAACCACTGGGAACTTAGAAACTTTACAGCTAATCTGGTGGCTTTAATATTCAGAAG GTTTGGGTATGGCTATCATAATCTCCAATTACGTGTGACTAGGACTCTTCTTCATTCTTTTTTGGATCCAGCAAAAGCATTTCCCCAGAATTATGGTGCTATAAAAGGGATGACTGCCATCGGACCGCAAGTG GTTCGTATGCTTTTGCTACCGAATCTTGACCCGTATCTACAATATATAGAACCAGAAATGCAACTAGAGAAGCAAAAAAATGAGAGCAGGAGACATGAGGCATGGCGAGTGCATGGGGCCTTAACG TGTGCAGCCGGTTTATGCATTTACCATCAACTTAAGATGATTCCCAATTTATTATCTCCACCTCTACATAATAGCACTTGGAAGAGAAATGGGAAACTCGGGATAGCAAACCCAA ACAAACGGAAGGCGACGGGCATGATGGATCAGCCACTTAAAAAAGTAGCAACACCTGAGGGGTCGCATTTGGTTAAGGTAGAGATGCAAGGAGGCAGCAGTGGGTTTTCAATAACGCGTGGGGGCTCGGATACTGGGTTACCAAGGTTTTTACCGAATGACAACATGCCAGGTGGTGGGAGAAGGGATAGGTTCGGTCAAATGTCTTCGGTGGCTGTGTCCCGAGCATGGAAAAAGGAGACGAATGCTGGACACTTGCTTCCCAAACTATATGATCTTTTTGGTGAAAGCATGTTTCCTTTTGTACCTTCACCAGAATTGTGCAACTTTCACTTGTAA
- the LOC110912679 gene encoding probable ribosomal RNA small subunit methyltransferase B isoform X1, whose product MVVLQLASIHLCCLAEKKKDCWSKPSKLGESSVTYRRKGSVQQQQQQQQRKAHKVNLDISPHRAVSAVRLMRIEFGGAFADLLNEKGKGSGDNEMGYVERTLGFCTRDLDDRDLRLVTDIVGGTIRWRKYLDYLILSLCHDPNTFSRMEPLLLQILRIGCYEIVKLDVPSYAVVDENVQLAKVSLRPGAGNMVNGILRNLILLKETNSLPSPRVEGDDRAQARALAILHSHPVWMVRRWIKYLGHEKAIQLMMWNNSDPSFSLRANRGKGFTRSELVSRLETLKVPYELSPHLDDFIRIKTGMQSVIQGGLLKEGLCSVQDESAGLVVSVVDPQPGESILDCCAAPGGKTLFMAACLNGQGMVTAIDINKGRLRILKETAKLQQLHNVITTVHTDLRTFPEDNCVTYDKVLLDAPCSGLGVLSKRADLRWNRKSEDMEQLKNLQDQLLDAASKLVKAGGVLVYSTCSIDPEENEERVAAFLLRHQQEYSIDSAERYISAEFLTQEGYYFSSPVKNNSLDGAFAARLIRQS is encoded by the exons ATGGTTGTTCTTCAGTTGGCTTCAATCCACCTCTGTTGTTTGGcagagaagaagaaagattgttgGAGTAAGCCATCCAAGTTGGGGGAATCAAGCGTTACTTACAGAAGAAAAG GTTctgttcaacaacaacaacaacaacaacaacgcaAAGCCCACAAGGTGAATCTGGATATTTCACCTCATAGAGCTG TGTCCGCAGTGAGATTAATGCGTATAGAGTTTGGTGGTGCCTTTGCCGACCTCTTAAATGAAAAAGGGAAGGGCTCAGGTGATAACGAGATGGGGTATGTTGAAAGAACGCTCGGCTTCTGCACTCGAGATTTGGATGATCGAGATCTCAGATTG GTAACTGACATTGTCGGGGGTACAATCCGTTGGAGAAAATACCTTGACTATTTGATTTTGTCCTTGTGCCATGACCCAAACACATTTAGTCGTATGGAACCTCTCCTATTACAG ATTCTTCGGATTGGATGCTACGAGATTGTAAAGCTGGATGTCCCTTCCTATGCTGTTGTAGACGAg AATGTGCAGCTTGCAAAAGTTTCCCTTAGGCCGGGTGCTGGTAACATGGTCAATGGGATTCTTAGGAACCTCATTTTGCTTAAG GAAACTAACTCTCTTCCTTCACCTCGGGTGGAGGGTGATGATCGTGCACAAGCACGTGCTCTTGCTATTCTTCATTCTCATCCAGTT TGGATGGTGAGGCGCTGGATTAAGTACCTTGGACATGAAAAAGCTATCCAGCTGATGATGTGGAATAACAGTGATCCTAGTTTTAGTTTGAG GGCTAATAGAGGAAAAGGTTTTACACGATCAGAGCTTGTGTCACGACTTGAAACGTTGAAGGTACCCTATGAGCTGTCTCCTCACCTGGATGATTTTATTCGTATCAAGACGGGAATGCAG AGTGTTATACAAGGTGGGCTACTAAAAGAGGGCTTATGTTCTGTCCAAGATGAGAGTGCAG GTTTGGTGGTTTCGGTTGTTGACCCACAACCTGGAGAGAGCATACTTGACTGTTGTGCTGCTCCTGGAGGGAAGACTCTTTTCATGGCAGCCTGTTTGAATGGCCAAG GCATGGTAACTGCGATTGACATAAACAAAGGGCGCTTGAGGATCCTCAAAGAGACAGCCAAACTGCAGCAACTTCATAATGTCATCACTACTGTGCATACCGATCTTCGTACATTTCCT GAGGATAATTGTGTGACCTATGATAAAGTGTTGCTGGACGCTCCATGTTCTGGACTTGGTGTTCTTTCTAAG AGAGCAGACTTGCGGTGGAATAGGAAGTCAGAAGATATGGAACAACTTAAAAATTTGCAAGATCAACTTCTTGATGCAGCTTCCAA GTTGGTAAAAGCTGGTGGAGTGCTAGTATACAGCACGTGTTCAATTGACCCTGAAGAAAATGAAGAGAGGGTGGCTGCATTTCTTCTCAGGCATCAGCAGGAATACAGCATAGATTCTGCAGAGAGATATATATCAGCTGAGTTTTTGACACAAGAGGGTTACTATTTCTCT
- the LOC110912679 gene encoding probable ribosomal RNA small subunit methyltransferase B isoform X3 has product MVVLQLASIHLCCLAEKKKDCWSKPSKLGESSVTYRRKGSVQQQQQQQQRKAHKVNLDISPHRAVSAVRLMRIEFGGAFADLLNEKGKGSGDNEMGYVERTLGFCTRDLDDRDLRLVTDIVGGTIRWRKYLDYLILSLCHDPNTFSRMEPLLLQILRIGCYEIVKLDVPSYAVVDENVQLAKVSLRPGAGNMVNGILRNLILLKETNSLPSPRVEGDDRAQARALAILHSHPVWMVRRWIKYLGHEKAIQLMMWNNSDPSFSLRANRGKGFTRSELVSRLETLKVPYELSPHLDDFIRIKTGMQSVIQGGLLKEGLCSVQDESAGLVVSVVDPQPGESILDCCAAPGGKTLFMAACLNGQGMVTAIDINKGRLRILKETAKLQQLHNVITTVHTDLRTFPEDNCVTYDKVLLDAPCSGLGVLSKRADLRWNRKSEDMEQLKNLQDQLLDAASKIVLSLQVGKSWWSASIQHVFN; this is encoded by the exons ATGGTTGTTCTTCAGTTGGCTTCAATCCACCTCTGTTGTTTGGcagagaagaagaaagattgttgGAGTAAGCCATCCAAGTTGGGGGAATCAAGCGTTACTTACAGAAGAAAAG GTTctgttcaacaacaacaacaacaacaacaacgcaAAGCCCACAAGGTGAATCTGGATATTTCACCTCATAGAGCTG TGTCCGCAGTGAGATTAATGCGTATAGAGTTTGGTGGTGCCTTTGCCGACCTCTTAAATGAAAAAGGGAAGGGCTCAGGTGATAACGAGATGGGGTATGTTGAAAGAACGCTCGGCTTCTGCACTCGAGATTTGGATGATCGAGATCTCAGATTG GTAACTGACATTGTCGGGGGTACAATCCGTTGGAGAAAATACCTTGACTATTTGATTTTGTCCTTGTGCCATGACCCAAACACATTTAGTCGTATGGAACCTCTCCTATTACAG ATTCTTCGGATTGGATGCTACGAGATTGTAAAGCTGGATGTCCCTTCCTATGCTGTTGTAGACGAg AATGTGCAGCTTGCAAAAGTTTCCCTTAGGCCGGGTGCTGGTAACATGGTCAATGGGATTCTTAGGAACCTCATTTTGCTTAAG GAAACTAACTCTCTTCCTTCACCTCGGGTGGAGGGTGATGATCGTGCACAAGCACGTGCTCTTGCTATTCTTCATTCTCATCCAGTT TGGATGGTGAGGCGCTGGATTAAGTACCTTGGACATGAAAAAGCTATCCAGCTGATGATGTGGAATAACAGTGATCCTAGTTTTAGTTTGAG GGCTAATAGAGGAAAAGGTTTTACACGATCAGAGCTTGTGTCACGACTTGAAACGTTGAAGGTACCCTATGAGCTGTCTCCTCACCTGGATGATTTTATTCGTATCAAGACGGGAATGCAG AGTGTTATACAAGGTGGGCTACTAAAAGAGGGCTTATGTTCTGTCCAAGATGAGAGTGCAG GTTTGGTGGTTTCGGTTGTTGACCCACAACCTGGAGAGAGCATACTTGACTGTTGTGCTGCTCCTGGAGGGAAGACTCTTTTCATGGCAGCCTGTTTGAATGGCCAAG GCATGGTAACTGCGATTGACATAAACAAAGGGCGCTTGAGGATCCTCAAAGAGACAGCCAAACTGCAGCAACTTCATAATGTCATCACTACTGTGCATACCGATCTTCGTACATTTCCT GAGGATAATTGTGTGACCTATGATAAAGTGTTGCTGGACGCTCCATGTTCTGGACTTGGTGTTCTTTCTAAG AGAGCAGACTTGCGGTGGAATAGGAAGTCAGAAGATATGGAACAACTTAAAAATTTGCAAGATCAACTTCTTGATGCAGCTTCCAA GATTGTTTTGAGCTTGCAGGTTGGTAAAAGCTGGTGGAGTGCTAGTATACAGCACGTGTTCAATTGA
- the LOC110912679 gene encoding probable ribosomal RNA small subunit methyltransferase B isoform X2 — MVVLQLASIHLCCLAEKKKDCWSKPSKLGESSVTYRRKGSVQQQQQQQQRKAHKVNLDISPHRAVSAVRLMRIEFGGAFADLLNEKGKGSGDNEMGYVERTLGFCTRDLDDRDLRLVTDIVGGTIRWRKYLDYLILSLCHDPNTFSRMEPLLLQILRIGCYEIVKLDVPSYAVVDENVQLAKVSLRPGAGNMVNGILRNLILLKETNSLPSPRVEGDDRAQARALAILHSHPVWMVRRWIKYLGHEKAIQLMMWNNSDPSFSLRGKGFTRSELVSRLETLKVPYELSPHLDDFIRIKTGMQSVIQGGLLKEGLCSVQDESAGLVVSVVDPQPGESILDCCAAPGGKTLFMAACLNGQGMVTAIDINKGRLRILKETAKLQQLHNVITTVHTDLRTFPEDNCVTYDKVLLDAPCSGLGVLSKRADLRWNRKSEDMEQLKNLQDQLLDAASKLVKAGGVLVYSTCSIDPEENEERVAAFLLRHQQEYSIDSAERYISAEFLTQEGYYFSSPVKNNSLDGAFAARLIRQS; from the exons ATGGTTGTTCTTCAGTTGGCTTCAATCCACCTCTGTTGTTTGGcagagaagaagaaagattgttgGAGTAAGCCATCCAAGTTGGGGGAATCAAGCGTTACTTACAGAAGAAAAG GTTctgttcaacaacaacaacaacaacaacaacgcaAAGCCCACAAGGTGAATCTGGATATTTCACCTCATAGAGCTG TGTCCGCAGTGAGATTAATGCGTATAGAGTTTGGTGGTGCCTTTGCCGACCTCTTAAATGAAAAAGGGAAGGGCTCAGGTGATAACGAGATGGGGTATGTTGAAAGAACGCTCGGCTTCTGCACTCGAGATTTGGATGATCGAGATCTCAGATTG GTAACTGACATTGTCGGGGGTACAATCCGTTGGAGAAAATACCTTGACTATTTGATTTTGTCCTTGTGCCATGACCCAAACACATTTAGTCGTATGGAACCTCTCCTATTACAG ATTCTTCGGATTGGATGCTACGAGATTGTAAAGCTGGATGTCCCTTCCTATGCTGTTGTAGACGAg AATGTGCAGCTTGCAAAAGTTTCCCTTAGGCCGGGTGCTGGTAACATGGTCAATGGGATTCTTAGGAACCTCATTTTGCTTAAG GAAACTAACTCTCTTCCTTCACCTCGGGTGGAGGGTGATGATCGTGCACAAGCACGTGCTCTTGCTATTCTTCATTCTCATCCAGTT TGGATGGTGAGGCGCTGGATTAAGTACCTTGGACATGAAAAAGCTATCCAGCTGATGATGTGGAATAACAGTGATCCTAGTTTTAGTTTGAG AGGAAAAGGTTTTACACGATCAGAGCTTGTGTCACGACTTGAAACGTTGAAGGTACCCTATGAGCTGTCTCCTCACCTGGATGATTTTATTCGTATCAAGACGGGAATGCAG AGTGTTATACAAGGTGGGCTACTAAAAGAGGGCTTATGTTCTGTCCAAGATGAGAGTGCAG GTTTGGTGGTTTCGGTTGTTGACCCACAACCTGGAGAGAGCATACTTGACTGTTGTGCTGCTCCTGGAGGGAAGACTCTTTTCATGGCAGCCTGTTTGAATGGCCAAG GCATGGTAACTGCGATTGACATAAACAAAGGGCGCTTGAGGATCCTCAAAGAGACAGCCAAACTGCAGCAACTTCATAATGTCATCACTACTGTGCATACCGATCTTCGTACATTTCCT GAGGATAATTGTGTGACCTATGATAAAGTGTTGCTGGACGCTCCATGTTCTGGACTTGGTGTTCTTTCTAAG AGAGCAGACTTGCGGTGGAATAGGAAGTCAGAAGATATGGAACAACTTAAAAATTTGCAAGATCAACTTCTTGATGCAGCTTCCAA GTTGGTAAAAGCTGGTGGAGTGCTAGTATACAGCACGTGTTCAATTGACCCTGAAGAAAATGAAGAGAGGGTGGCTGCATTTCTTCTCAGGCATCAGCAGGAATACAGCATAGATTCTGCAGAGAGATATATATCAGCTGAGTTTTTGACACAAGAGGGTTACTATTTCTCT